A single Sodalis-like secondary symbiont of Drepanosiphum platanoidis DNA region contains:
- the cmk gene encoding (d)CMP kinase yields MEEIAKVPVITIDGPSSSGKGTLCQALAKKLKWNFIDSGAIYRILALKVLKNKISINKEKTLLSLIKKLNINFFIKNNCIKIFDKNKDISKDIRNEIVGNLASKIASLYKIRKNLLKYQRSFRIFPGLIADGRDMGTVVFRDSKVKIFLDASSETRAIRRMKELKKQGLNIKFNYILSQIKKRDYRDRNRKFSPLIPDKNALLLDSTFLTIEEVIFKAFNYIKKTFILL; encoded by the coding sequence ATGGAAGAAATAGCTAAAGTTCCAGTAATTACAATTGATGGACCAAGTAGTTCTGGTAAAGGAACTTTATGTCAAGCTTTAGCTAAAAAATTAAAATGGAATTTTATTGATTCTGGAGCTATATATCGTATTTTAGCTTTAAAAGTATTAAAAAATAAAATTTCTATTAATAAAGAAAAAACTTTATTATCATTAATAAAAAAATTAAATATAAATTTTTTTATAAAAAATAATTGTATTAAGATTTTTGATAAAAATAAAGATATAAGTAAAGATATTAGAAATGAAATAGTTGGAAATTTAGCTTCTAAAATAGCTTCTTTATATAAAATAAGAAAAAATTTATTAAAATATCAAAGATCATTTAGAATTTTTCCTGGATTAATAGCAGATGGTCGTGATATGGGAACAGTTGTTTTTCGTGATTCAAAAGTAAAAATTTTTTTAGATGCATCATCAGAAACTAGAGCCATTAGAAGAATGAAAGAATTAAAAAAACAAGGATTAAATATAAAATTTAATTATATTTTATCTCAAATAAAAAAACGTGATTATAGAGATAGAAATAGAAAATTTTCTCCTTTAATTCCAGATAAAAACGCATTATTATTAGATTCAACTTTTTTAACTATTGAAGAAGTTATTTTTAAAGCTTTTAATTATATTAAAAAAACATTTATTTTATTATAA
- the rpsA gene encoding 30S ribosomal protein S1, with translation MTKESFSQMFEESLKKIEIRPGFIVRATILNIKKDIVIVDAGLKSESSIPIEQFKNLKGELEISLGDKVDVTLEAVEDGFGETLLSREKAKRHESWKILEHSHNNSENIIGIINGKVKGGFTVELNGIRAFLPGSLIDVRPIRDTSYLEGKELEFKVIKLDKKRNNVVVSRRAVIESEYNIERNNLLENLQEGIIVNGIVKNLTDYGAFIDLGGVDGLLHITDMAWKRVKHPSEIVNISDEINVKILKFDRERTRVSLGLKQLSEDPWISISNRYKEKNKLTGRVTNLTDYGCFVEIEEGVEGLVHVSEMDWTNKNIHPSKVVSVGDKVNIIILEINEERRRISLGIKQCTPNPWKGFSKIYNKGDKVLGKIKSITEFGIFVGLSSGIDGLVHISDLSWNSSGEEDIKKYVKGNDIETILLQVDSDRERISLGIKQLTEDPLNYYISFNKKNPIIEGNIDSIKEKFVIINLLNGIKGRINITEFKDIIPIIGNIIKTKLISIDKKNRIVFLELYKKNKINKILKNNLNKDKKQKKSSNIMKVAFQAATKNE, from the coding sequence ATGACAAAAGAATCTTTTTCTCAAATGTTTGAAGAATCCCTTAAAAAAATTGAAATACGTCCAGGATTTATTGTACGTGCAACTATTCTTAATATAAAAAAAGATATAGTTATAGTAGATGCTGGTCTTAAATCTGAATCTTCTATTCCTATAGAACAATTTAAAAATTTAAAAGGTGAATTAGAAATATCATTAGGTGATAAAGTTGATGTTACATTAGAAGCTGTTGAAGATGGATTTGGTGAAACTTTATTATCTCGTGAAAAAGCAAAAAGACATGAATCTTGGAAAATTTTAGAACATTCTCATAATAATTCTGAAAATATTATTGGAATAATTAATGGAAAAGTTAAAGGAGGATTTACTGTAGAATTAAATGGTATAAGAGCCTTTTTACCAGGTTCTTTGATTGATGTAAGACCAATAAGAGATACTTCTTATCTAGAAGGAAAAGAGTTAGAATTTAAAGTAATAAAATTAGATAAAAAAAGAAATAATGTTGTAGTTTCTAGAAGAGCTGTTATTGAATCAGAATATAATATTGAAAGAAATAATTTATTAGAAAATTTACAAGAAGGAATTATTGTTAATGGTATTGTAAAAAATTTAACAGATTATGGTGCATTTATTGATTTAGGTGGAGTAGATGGATTATTACATATTACTGATATGGCTTGGAAACGTGTAAAACATCCAAGTGAAATAGTTAATATTAGTGATGAAATAAATGTTAAAATTTTAAAATTTGATAGAGAACGTACAAGAGTTTCTTTAGGATTAAAACAATTAAGTGAAGATCCATGGATATCTATTTCTAATCGTTATAAAGAAAAAAATAAATTAACAGGACGAGTTACTAATTTAACTGATTATGGTTGTTTTGTAGAAATTGAAGAAGGTGTTGAAGGTTTAGTTCATGTTTCTGAAATGGATTGGACAAATAAAAATATACATCCATCTAAAGTAGTTAGTGTGGGTGATAAAGTAAATATAATAATATTAGAAATTAATGAAGAAAGAAGAAGAATTTCTTTAGGAATTAAACAATGTACTCCTAATCCTTGGAAAGGATTTTCAAAAATTTATAATAAAGGAGATAAAGTTTTAGGAAAAATAAAATCTATAACTGAATTTGGAATATTTGTTGGTTTATCAAGTGGTATTGATGGATTAGTTCATATATCTGATTTATCATGGAATTCTTCTGGAGAGGAAGATATAAAAAAATATGTTAAAGGTAATGATATAGAAACTATTTTATTACAAGTAGATTCTGATCGTGAAAGAATATCTTTAGGTATTAAACAACTTACAGAAGATCCTTTAAATTATTATATATCTTTTAATAAAAAAAATCCAATAATAGAAGGAAATATTGACTCAATTAAAGAAAAATTTGTTATAATAAATTTATTAAATGGAATTAAAGGTCGTATTAATATTACAGAATTTAAAGATATTATTCCTATAATAGGAAATATAATAAAAACAAAACTTATTAGTATAGATAAAAAGAATAGAATTGTTTTTCTTGAATTATATAAAAAAAATAAAATTAATAAAATTTTAAAAAATAATTTAAATAAAGATAAAAAACAAAAAAAATCATCTAACATAATGAAAGTAGCATTTCAAGCTGCTACTAAAAATGAATAA
- the lysS gene encoding lysine--tRNA ligase, with translation MNKENKLNNFNSEFIKKNKILFSNNFRCNTTFYELHKKYDNFSNEKLNYLSIKAKIAGRIITKRIMGKASFVTIQDINGKIQLYITENNLPLGIYSNFFKKWNISDIVGVHGILFKTKTGELSLKCYKLFFIKKSKKKLPDKYHGLINQEICYRQRYLDLISNNKSRKIFKIRFKLIQEIRNFMIKKKFIEVETPMIHNIPGGASARPFITHHNTLNIDLYLRIAPELYLKRLLIGGFTKIFEINRSFRNEGISLKHNPEFTMMEAYVSYSNYNDAMNLIQNLLKKVVKKIFNTNFIKNKNEIFDFSKPFKKISMQKSICLYNKNIKLNDLFSLKKLKIISKSLDINIQKNWGLGKIQTEIFEKTVENNLIQPTFIVDYPLEVSPLAKKNDKNEFFAERFEFFLGGQEIGNGFSELNDADEQKYRFKEQIIKKNFTENYFLYDKDYITALEYGLPPSSGIGIGIDRLIMLLTNSNNIRDVILFPTLKPNS, from the coding sequence ATGAATAAAGAAAATAAATTAAATAACTTTAATTCAGAGTTTATAAAAAAAAATAAAATTTTGTTTTCAAATAATTTTCGTTGTAATACTACATTTTATGAATTACATAAAAAATATGATAATTTTTCTAATGAAAAATTAAATTATTTATCTATTAAAGCTAAAATAGCAGGACGTATTATAACAAAAAGAATTATGGGAAAAGCATCTTTTGTAACTATTCAAGATATAAATGGAAAAATTCAATTATATATAACAGAAAATAATCTTCCATTAGGTATATATTCTAATTTTTTTAAAAAATGGAATATATCAGATATAGTCGGAGTTCATGGAATTTTATTTAAAACAAAAACTGGTGAGCTTTCATTAAAATGCTATAAATTATTTTTTATTAAAAAATCTAAAAAAAAATTACCAGATAAATATCATGGATTAATAAATCAAGAAATTTGTTATAGACAAAGATATTTAGATTTAATTTCTAACAATAAATCAAGAAAAATATTTAAAATTAGATTTAAATTAATTCAAGAAATACGTAATTTTATGATAAAAAAAAAATTTATAGAAGTCGAAACTCCAATGATTCATAATATTCCAGGAGGTGCTTCTGCTAGACCTTTTATTACACATCATAATACATTAAATATAGATTTATATTTAAGAATAGCTCCTGAATTATATCTTAAAAGACTTTTAATAGGAGGTTTTACAAAAATATTTGAAATAAATAGAAGTTTTCGTAATGAAGGAATATCTTTAAAACATAATCCTGAATTTACTATGATGGAAGCATATGTATCTTATTCTAATTATAATGATGCTATGAATTTAATACAAAATTTACTAAAAAAAGTAGTTAAAAAAATATTTAATACAAATTTTATAAAAAATAAAAATGAAATTTTTGATTTTAGTAAACCTTTTAAAAAAATTAGTATGCAAAAATCTATATGTTTATATAATAAAAACATTAAATTAAATGATTTATTTTCTTTAAAAAAATTAAAAATAATTTCAAAATCTTTAGATATTAATATACAAAAAAATTGGGGATTAGGAAAAATTCAAACTGAAATTTTTGAAAAAACAGTAGAAAATAATCTTATTCAACCAACTTTTATAGTTGATTATCCATTAGAAGTTTCTCCTTTAGCAAAAAAAAATGATAAAAATGAATTTTTTGCAGAAAGATTTGAATTTTTTTTAGGAGGACAAGAAATTGGAAATGGATTTTCTGAATTAAATGATGCAGATGAACAAAAATATCGTTTTAAAGAACAAATAATTAAAAAAAATTTTACTGAAAATTATTTTTTATATGATAAAGATTATATAACTGCATTAGAATATGGATTACCTCCTTCTTCAGGTATAGGAATTGGAATTGATAGACTTATTATGTTATTAACCAATAGTAATAATATAAGAGATGTAATTTTATTTCCTACTTTAAAACCTAATTCTTAA
- a CDS encoding TusE/DsrC/DsvC family sulfur relay protein, translating into MNKKNVKLETDFYGYLINFNSWNKDFANKIAYKENINLNKIHWKLINFLRTFYKEFKVIPGVRIMVTFLSNKYKNKNIDSRYILRLFPKGPINQAIKIAGLPKPIKCFF; encoded by the coding sequence ATGAATAAAAAAAATGTAAAATTAGAAACAGATTTTTATGGTTATTTAATTAATTTTAATTCTTGGAATAAAGATTTTGCAAATAAAATAGCTTATAAAGAAAATATAAATCTTAATAAGATACACTGGAAATTAATAAATTTTTTACGTACATTTTATAAAGAATTTAAAGTAATACCAGGAGTTAGAATAATGGTTACATTTCTCTCAAATAAATATAAAAATAAAAATATAGATAGTAGATATATTTTACGTTTATTTCCTAAAGGACCAATTAATCAAGCAATAAAAATTGCTGGTTTACCAAAACCCATAAAATGTTTTTTTTAA
- the alaS gene encoding alanine--tRNA ligase, with product MIKSTSEIRKAFLKFFYLKNHKIISSSSLIPKNDNTLLLTNSGMNQFKNIFLGLEKSKYKNIVTVQRCVRAGGKHNDLDHVGYTNKHHTFFEMLGNFSFGGYFKKDAIKFAWELLTHKNWFAIPKKKLLITVYEKDDETYNIWFKDIGINKNNLIRIGDNKGNKYYSDNFWQMGDTGPCGPCSEIFYDYEDSIPNNINKNFLKNKERYIEIWNLVFMQFNRKNNGIMDPLPNPSVDTGMGLERIASVLQFVKSNYDIDIFKKIISSLKKITNISNLNINSIRIIADHIRCSIFLIGDGIYPSNEKQGYVLKRIIRRAIFHGNKLGIKDYFLYKLVFPVIKIMKLSSFHLSNDKIFIKNIIYNEEKKFHKTLKNGLYILNKEFSKLNKKKLDGKIAFWLYDTHGFPLDLTKDICKYHNISINENVFKKEMEIQKNKSKVFNKKLIDIKNKFELKCNKHTKFLGFNKKKCITNIIGLYQNNIKLDCLSNNNESIIILNETPFYGESSGQTGDIGKIIKDNSYFKVIKTKKYKKNILHIGFLINGFFKIKDQIIAKINTKYRNSISLNHSATHLLHYSLKKIFGDSIKQKGSYIDDKHLRFDFLYNDLINDDHISSIEEIVNNNINKNLSIKSEYTTLKEAKNKGALMLPYKKYPDYVRMVSISNISIELCGGTHVNNTKKIILFLINKKSSVASGIKRIEAITGKEAIKNIIFKKKQLFLISKIIKVNENDIVENIKNLYNTNYFLKKKLKEIENKKIKYKIKSLLKKIKIINNINIICKYIENISIKIIYKIIDYIKSNLDPYIIVIFTIINNKINIFVNVSKKIIKYIKATDIIEFFIEKTKGNGGGSYYSARANSNNLHKLNNVFIDIKKIIYKKFKNNTNI from the coding sequence ATGATTAAAAGTACATCAGAAATTCGTAAAGCTTTTCTAAAATTTTTTTATTTAAAAAATCATAAAATAATTTCTAGTAGTTCACTTATTCCAAAAAATGATAATACTTTATTATTAACAAATTCAGGAATGAATCAATTTAAAAATATTTTTTTAGGTTTAGAAAAATCTAAATATAAAAATATTGTTACTGTACAACGTTGTGTAAGAGCAGGTGGTAAACATAATGATTTAGATCATGTAGGATATACTAATAAACATCATACTTTTTTTGAAATGCTTGGAAATTTTAGTTTTGGTGGTTATTTTAAAAAAGATGCAATTAAATTTGCTTGGGAACTTTTAACTCATAAAAATTGGTTTGCTATACCTAAAAAAAAATTATTAATTACTGTATATGAAAAAGATGATGAAACATATAATATATGGTTTAAAGATATTGGTATAAATAAAAATAATTTAATTCGTATTGGAGATAATAAAGGAAATAAATATTATTCTGATAATTTTTGGCAGATGGGGGATACTGGTCCATGTGGTCCATGTTCAGAAATTTTTTATGATTATGAAGATTCTATACCTAATAATATTAATAAAAATTTTTTAAAAAATAAAGAAAGATATATTGAAATTTGGAATTTAGTATTCATGCAGTTTAATCGTAAAAATAATGGAATTATGGATCCTCTTCCTAATCCTTCTGTTGATACTGGAATGGGATTAGAACGTATAGCATCAGTTCTTCAATTTGTTAAAAGTAATTATGATATTGATATTTTTAAAAAAATAATTTCTTCTTTAAAAAAAATTACAAATATTTCAAATTTAAATATAAATTCTATAAGAATAATTGCAGATCATATTCGTTGTTCTATATTTCTAATAGGAGATGGAATTTATCCATCTAATGAAAAACAAGGATATGTATTAAAAAGAATTATTAGAAGAGCAATATTTCATGGAAATAAATTAGGAATTAAAGATTATTTTTTATATAAATTAGTTTTTCCAGTAATTAAAATAATGAAATTATCATCTTTTCATTTATCAAATGATAAAATATTTATAAAAAATATTATTTATAATGAAGAAAAAAAATTTCATAAAACATTAAAAAATGGATTATATATTTTAAATAAAGAATTTAGTAAATTAAATAAAAAAAAATTAGATGGTAAAATTGCTTTTTGGTTATATGATACTCATGGATTTCCATTAGATTTAACAAAAGATATTTGTAAATATCATAATATTTCTATAAATGAAAATGTTTTTAAAAAAGAAATGGAAATTCAGAAAAATAAATCAAAAGTTTTTAATAAAAAATTAATTGATATAAAAAATAAATTTGAATTAAAATGTAATAAACATACAAAATTTTTAGGTTTTAATAAAAAAAAATGTATAACAAATATAATAGGATTATATCAAAATAATATAAAATTAGATTGTTTATCTAATAATAATGAATCTATTATAATATTAAATGAAACTCCATTTTATGGAGAATCCAGTGGTCAAACTGGAGATATAGGTAAAATAATTAAAGATAATTCATATTTTAAAGTTATTAAAACAAAGAAATATAAGAAAAATATTTTACATATAGGATTTTTAATAAATGGATTTTTTAAAATTAAAGATCAAATTATAGCAAAAATTAATACAAAATATAGAAATTCTATATCATTAAATCATTCTGCAACTCATTTATTACATTATTCCTTAAAAAAAATATTTGGAGATTCTATAAAACAAAAAGGATCTTACATTGATGATAAACATTTGCGTTTTGATTTTTTATATAATGATTTAATTAATGATGATCATATTTCTTCTATTGAAGAAATTGTTAATAACAATATTAATAAAAATTTATCTATTAAATCGGAATATACTACTTTAAAAGAAGCTAAAAATAAAGGAGCATTAATGCTACCTTATAAAAAATATCCAGATTACGTTCGTATGGTTTCTATATCAAATATTTCAATAGAATTATGTGGAGGTACTCATGTTAATAATACAAAAAAAATTATTTTATTTTTAATAAATAAAAAATCTTCTGTTGCATCTGGAATAAAAAGAATAGAAGCTATAACTGGAAAAGAAGCTATAAAAAATATTATTTTTAAAAAAAAACAATTATTTTTAATTTCTAAAATTATTAAAGTAAATGAAAATGATATAGTTGAAAATATTAAAAATTTATATAATACTAATTATTTTTTAAAAAAAAAATTAAAAGAAATTGAAAATAAAAAAATAAAATATAAAATAAAATCTTTACTTAAAAAAATAAAAATAATTAATAATATTAATATTATATGTAAATATATAGAAAATATTTCTATTAAAATTATTTATAAAATTATTGATTATATTAAATCTAATTTAGATCCATATATAATAGTTATTTTTACTATTATAAATAATAAAATAAATATTTTTGTAAATGTAAGTAAAAAAATTATTAAATATATTAAAGCAACGGATATTATAGAATTTTTTATAGAAAAAACTAAAGGAAATGGAGGAGGTAGTTATTATTCGGCTAGAGCTAATAGTAATAATTTACATAAATTAAATAATGTTTTTATTGATATAAAAAAAATAATATATAAAAAATTTAAAAATAATACAAATATTTAA
- the prfB gene encoding peptide chain release factor 2 (programmed frameshift): protein MFEINYLINKIKEIKNKINLIRRIFNYSLKKNKLKKLSKKLNDPDIWKNFLKIKKLKKEQSFLKSDIKNIDFFIQNISEINDFFELAIKEKDKEILKEIKNNIYFLEKKIINFEKINIFKKKYDKYNCYLDIQSGSGGTEAQDWANILLRMYLRWIESKNFKIDIIEISEGEICGIKSATIKILGKYAYGWMRTETGIHRLVRKSPFDSGNKRHTSFSSAFIYPDINNKIDIKINLSDLRIDVYRASGAGGQHVNRTESAVRVTHIPTKIVTQCQSDRSQHKNKDQAIKQLKLKLYKFELQKKNITKNAIEQTKQDIGWGRQIRSYILDNSRIKDLRTGIEITNVQSVLDGNLDKFIIASLKMGL, encoded by the exons ATGTTTGAAATTAATTATTTAATAAATAAAATAAAAGAAATAAAAAATAAAATAAATTTAATTAGGAGG ATTTTTAACTATTCTTTAAAAAAGAACAAATTAAAAAAATTATCTAAAAAATTAAATGATCCAGATATTTGGAAAAATTTTTTAAAAATTAAAAAATTAAAAAAAGAACAATCTTTTTTAAAAAGTGATATAAAAAATATTGATTTTTTTATACAAAATATATCAGAAATTAATGATTTTTTTGAATTAGCAATAAAAGAAAAAGATAAAGAAATTTTAAAAGAAATAAAAAATAATATATATTTTTTAGAAAAAAAAATTATTAATTTCGAAAAAATAAATATTTTTAAAAAAAAATATGATAAATATAATTGTTATTTAGATATACAATCTGGATCAGGTGGTACAGAAGCACAAGATTGGGCTAATATTTTATTACGAATGTATTTAAGATGGATAGAAAGTAAAAATTTTAAAATAGATATAATAGAAATTTCTGAAGGAGAAATATGTGGAATTAAATCAGCTACAATAAAAATTTTAGGAAAATATGCATATGGTTGGATGAGAACAGAAACTGGAATACATAGATTAGTAAGAAAAAGTCCTTTTGATTCAGGAAATAAAAGACATACTTCTTTTAGTTCAGCTTTTATTTATCCAGATATAAATAATAAAATTGATATAAAAATTAATTTATCAGATTTAAGAATAGATGTATATAGAGCATCAGGAGCTGGAGGTCAACATGTTAATAGAACTGAATCTGCTGTAAGAGTTACTCATATCCCAACTAAAATTGTTACACAATGTCAAAGTGATAGATCTCAACATAAAAATAAAGATCAAGCAATTAAACAGCTTAAATTAAAATTATATAAATTTGAATTACAAAAAAAAAATATTACAAAAAATGCTATTGAACAAACTAAACAAGATATAGGATGGGGAAGACAAATAAGATCATATATATTAGATAATTCTAGAATAAAAGATTTAAGAACAGGAATAGAAATAACTAATGTTCAATCAGTTTTAGATGGAAATTTAGATAAATTTATTATAGCTAGTTTAAAAATGGGATTATAA
- a CDS encoding multifunctional CCA addition/repair protein has product MKIYLVGGAIRDNLLNFPVKERDWLVIGSTPENMIKNGYKRVGKYFPVFLNPKTHEEYALARMEYKINLGHKGFAFFSSPNVTLKEDLYRRDLTINAIAQDINGKIIDPYNGKKDIKLKILRHISNSFKEDPLRVLRVARLAAKFFHLKFKIAKETFNLMKLMSKELNYLSAERIWKETEKALNTNNPHIYFKILYECYALKILFPEFYSLFKIQEINYNNKKINSGMHTILSIKIASKLSKDIVIRFSALCHDFGKILFLNKKFIEYHDYVSEGIKLLELFCKRLKIPNFLKKAAKIVIKYHIIINNIFCLSSKEILKLLYSIDVWRHKKILKQVIISSESDIKSFLQYNKKCYYQGIYLTNIYNIVKKINASSIIKEGICGYEISKKLFILRNNAIKKLCKNKKFYF; this is encoded by the coding sequence ATGAAAATATATCTTGTAGGTGGTGCAATAAGAGATAATTTATTAAATTTTCCAGTAAAAGAAAGAGATTGGTTAGTAATAGGATCAACACCAGAAAATATGATAAAAAATGGATATAAAAGAGTAGGAAAATATTTTCCAGTTTTTTTAAATCCAAAAACTCATGAAGAATATGCATTAGCCCGAATGGAATATAAAATAAATTTAGGACATAAAGGATTTGCTTTTTTTTCTTCACCTAACGTTACTTTAAAAGAAGATTTATATAGAAGGGATTTAACAATTAATGCAATTGCTCAAGATATTAATGGAAAAATAATAGATCCATATAATGGAAAAAAAGATATTAAACTTAAAATATTAAGGCATATTTCTAATTCTTTTAAAGAAGATCCTTTAAGAGTATTAAGAGTTGCTAGATTAGCAGCAAAATTTTTTCATCTTAAATTTAAGATAGCTAAAGAAACTTTTAATTTAATGAAATTAATGTCTAAAGAATTAAATTATTTATCAGCAGAAAGAATATGGAAAGAAACAGAAAAAGCATTAAATACTAATAATCCTCATATTTATTTTAAAATATTATATGAATGTTATGCATTAAAAATATTATTTCCAGAATTTTATTCTTTATTTAAAATACAAGAAATTAATTATAATAATAAAAAAATAAACTCTGGAATGCATACAATTTTATCAATAAAAATTGCATCAAAATTAAGTAAAGATATTGTTATAAGATTTTCTGCATTATGTCATGATTTTGGAAAAATTTTATTTTTAAATAAAAAATTTATTGAATATCATGATTATGTTTCTGAAGGAATTAAATTGTTAGAATTATTTTGTAAAAGATTAAAAATTCCTAATTTTTTAAAAAAAGCAGCAAAAATTGTTATTAAATATCATATTATTATAAATAATATCTTTTGTCTTTCTTCTAAAGAAATACTTAAATTATTATATTCTATTGATGTTTGGAGACATAAAAAAATTTTAAAACAAGTTATAATTTCAAGTGAATCAGATATTAAAAGTTTTTTACAATATAATAAAAAATGTTATTATCAAGGAATTTATTTAACAAATATTTATAATATTGTTAAAAAAATTAATGCTTCTTCTATTATTAAAGAAGGTATATGTGGATATGAAATTAGTAAAAAACTTTTTATTTTAAGAAATAATGCTATTAAAAAATTATGTAAAAATAAAAAATTTTATTTTTAA
- the gap gene encoding type I glyceraldehyde-3-phosphate dehydrogenase — protein sequence MTIRVAINGFGRIGRGVFRAAQKRNDIKIVSINDLLDIDYISYMLKYDSTHGNFNGKISIKKNTILVNKKKIKCFSEKNILNLPWNKMKIDVVVESTGLFLTNEKSKKHIISGAKKVILTGPSQDNTPMFVMGVNHKKYNGEDIISNASCTTNCLAPLVKIIHKKFKIIEGLMTTVHATTATQKPIDGPSKKDWRGGRGALQNIIPSSTGAAKAVGKVIPELNGKLTGISFRVPTSNVSVVDLTIRLKNSVSYKEICKTIKDASEKEFFGIVGYTEDSVVSSDFNGNSLISIFDASAGISLNNNFVKLISWYDNETGYSHKVLDLISYIYKK from the coding sequence ATGACTATTAGAGTAGCTATTAATGGATTTGGAAGAATTGGTAGAGGAGTTTTTCGTGCTGCACAAAAAAGAAATGATATTAAAATAGTTTCAATTAATGATCTTTTAGATATTGATTATATTTCTTATATGTTAAAATATGATTCTACACATGGAAATTTTAATGGAAAAATATCTATAAAAAAAAATACTATTTTAGTAAATAAAAAAAAAATTAAATGTTTTTCTGAAAAAAATATATTAAATTTACCATGGAATAAAATGAAAATAGATGTTGTAGTAGAATCTACAGGTTTATTTTTAACAAATGAAAAATCTAAAAAACATATTATATCTGGAGCTAAAAAAGTTATTTTAACTGGACCTTCTCAAGATAATACACCAATGTTTGTTATGGGTGTTAATCATAAAAAATATAATGGAGAAGATATAATTTCTAATGCATCTTGTACAACAAATTGTTTAGCTCCGTTAGTAAAAATTATTCATAAAAAATTTAAAATTATAGAAGGATTAATGACTACAGTACATGCTACTACTGCAACACAAAAACCTATTGATGGTCCTTCAAAGAAAGATTGGAGAGGTGGAAGAGGAGCTTTACAAAATATTATTCCTTCTTCAACTGGAGCAGCTAAAGCTGTAGGAAAAGTTATACCAGAACTTAATGGAAAATTAACAGGAATATCTTTTAGAGTTCCAACATCAAATGTTTCTGTTGTAGATTTAACAATTAGATTAAAAAATTCTGTTTCTTATAAAGAAATATGTAAAACAATTAAAGATGCTTCAGAAAAAGAATTTTTTGGAATAGTAGGATATACTGAAGATAGTGTTGTATCTAGTGATTTTAATGGAAATTCATTAATTTCTATTTTTGATGCAAGTGCTGGAATTTCTTTAAATAATAATTTTGTAAAATTAATTTCTTGGTATGATAATGAAACTGGTTATTCTCATAAAGTATTAGATTTAATTTCTTATATATATAAAAAATAA
- a CDS encoding integration host factor subunit beta, with protein sequence MTKSELIENITFQNLNIQSEIVNKAVKFILEYMSISLSKGERIEIRSFGSFSLHYRNSRIGRNPKTGKKVLLKEKYVPHFKPGKELKNRVNIFNIN encoded by the coding sequence ATGACTAAATCTGAATTAATAGAAAATATTACATTTCAAAATTTAAATATTCAAAGTGAAATTGTAAATAAAGCAGTAAAATTTATATTAGAATATATGTCAATAAGTTTATCTAAAGGAGAAAGAATAGAAATTAGAAGTTTTGGTAGTTTTTCATTACATTATCGTAATTCTCGTATTGGAAGAAATCCTAAAACTGGAAAAAAAGTTTTATTAAAAGAAAAATATGTTCCACATTTTAAACCAGGAAAAGAATTAAAAAATCGTGTAAATATTTTTAATATTAATTAA